Proteins from a genomic interval of Arachis hypogaea cultivar Tifrunner chromosome 10, arahy.Tifrunner.gnm2.J5K5, whole genome shotgun sequence:
- the LOC112716637 gene encoding putative SWI/SNF-related matrix-associated actin-dependent regulator of chromatin subfamily A member 3-like 1 translates to MDLGDETDISQPYTQEDGDPHLVGFINANIVGLRYYSGTVNGREMVALLREPLNPHDPNAIKVLNTRSIQVGHIDRTVAAALSPLIDSELITVEAIVPNRRSKTNSFRLLCQIHIFAPLPSFPTVIELISERGLHLITQNDASFTLSESVAVKETRADSRFKSVDEIFRLVDESLTVKERVSHALEPPESIVRSKLMEHQKEGVWWLLNREKSEELPPFWEVGEGGEFVNVLTNYSTCVKPEPLRGGILADAMGLGKTLTLLSLIALDKVSGQRKGKKRRKIEIGESSATLVVCPPSVFSTWISQLEEHTVPGSLRTCMYYGDKRAKNAEDLMDYDLVLTTYSTLSVEEDDPDSPVKKVVWRRIILDEAHTIKNSNARQSKMVISLNAKRRWAVTGTPIQNGSLDLFSLMAFLHFEPFSIKSYWRSLVQRPLNQGLQSGLSRLQVLMAAISLRRTKDNGLLGVPPKTIETQYVELNSEERELYDRMKEEAMLLMRSFTNGTNNFPVVLSMLLRLRQICTDSALCPSDLATTFRSTNLEDVSNNPELLQKLVEMLQECEDYECPICISPSADIIITSCAHIFCRLCILKSLQSSRSRCPLCRQALSESDLFSAPIEPSKADSTSSSSSSDKKLSSKTSALIKFLKESREQKPTAKSVVFSQFRKLLLLLEAPLKEAGFKTLRIDGSMTVKQRANVIDQFQDTKENGPTVLLASLRASGAGINLTAATTVYFMEPWWNPAVEEQAMDRIHRIGQKEAVKIVRLVVLDSIEEKILLLQEKKRELARETFNKRGSDSGGMNYKDLSFLMSIE, encoded by the exons atGGACTTGGGAGATGAAACCGACATCTCTCAACCCTACACCCAAGAGGACGGCGACCCCCACCTCGTCGGCTTCATCAACGCCAACATCGTCGGCCTCCGCTACTACTCCGGCACCGTCAACGGCCGCGAAATGGTCGCCCTCCTCCGCGAACCCCTCAACCCTCACGACCCCAACGCCATCAAAGTCCTCAACACCCGCTCCATCCAGGTCGGTCACATCGATCGCACCGTAGCCGCCGCGCTTTCCCCTCTCATCGACTCTGAACTCATCACCGTCGAGGCCATTGTCCCCAACCGCCGCTCCAAGACCAACAGCTTCCGCCTCCTCTGCCAAATCCACATCTTCGCCCCTCTCCCTTCGTTCCCCACTGTCATTGAGCTCATCTCCGAGAGAGGCCTACACCTCATAACCCAAAACGACGCCTCCTTTACGTTATCGGAGTCCGTTGCCGTTAAAGAAACCCGCGCTGATTCGAGGTTCAAGAGTGTGGACGAGATTTTCAGGCTTGTTGATGAGAGCTTGACGGTCAAGGAGCGTGTGTCTCACGCGCTTGAGCCTCCCGAGAGCATTGTGAGGTCGAAGCTGATGGAGCACCAGAAGGAAGGGGTGTGGTGGCTACTCAACAGAGAGAAAAGCGAGGAGCTTCCACCGTTTTGGGAGGTGGGAGAAGGGGGCGAGTTTGTCAACGTGTTGACCAATTACAGCACGTGCGTTAAGCCAGAGCCTTTGAGGGGAGGGATCCTGGCCGATGCAATGGGGCTCGGGAAGACTCTCACTTTGCTCTCTCTTATTGCCCTTGACAAGGTTTCCGGTCAGAGGaagggaaagaagagaagaaagattgAGATTGGGGAGAGCAGTGCAACGCTTGTAGTGTGCCCTCCCTCTGTGTTTTCGACATGGATTTCGCAATTGGAAGAACACACTGTGCCTGGTTCACTCAGGACTTGCATGTATTATGGTGACAAGAGGGCTAAGAATGCTGAGGACCTCATGGATTATGATTTGGTGCTCACTACTTACTCTACACTCTCCGTGGAGGAGGATGACCCCGACTCGCCGGTGAAGAAAGTGGTGTGGAGGAGGATCATATTGGATGAGGCTCACACTATCAAGAATTCAAATGCCCGGCAGAGCAAGATGGTTATTAGTCTCAATGCCAAGCGGAGGTGGGCTGTCACCGGCACACCTATTCAGAATGGCTCCTTGGACTTGTTTTCCCTCATGGCTTTCCTGCATTTTGAGCCCTTCTCCATAAAGAGCTATTGGCGCAGCCTTGTGCAACGGCCTCTTAATCAGGGCCTTCAGAGCGGCCTCTCACGCCTCCAG GTTTTGATGGCGGCAATTTCGTTAAGAAGAACCAAAGATAATGGATTGTTAGGGGTGCCACCAAAAACTATTGAGACTCAATATGTTGAACTTAATTCAGAAGAACGTGAATTGTATGATCGGATGAAAGAGGAAGCGATGCTTTTAATGAGGAGTTTTACCAATGGAACTAACAATTTTCCTGTTGTACTAAGTATGCTTTTGCGTCTTCGCCAAATCTGTACTGATTCAGCATTGTGCCCCAGTGATCTCGCAACGACATTCCGTTCAACTAATCTTGAAG ATGTTTCCAATAACCCAGAGTTGTTGCAAAAGTTAGTTGAGATGTTGCAAGAATGTGAAGATTACGAGTGCCCAATTTGCATTTCTCCTTCAGCGGACATCATTATCACCAGCTGTGCTCACATCTTCTGCCGACTCTGTATTCTGAAATCTCTACAATCCAGCAGATCCCGTTGTCCTCTTTGCCGTCAAGCTCTATCTGAATCTGACTTGTTCTCAGCCCCAATCGAGCCTTCTAAAGCTGATAGTAcctcttcatcctcatcatcggATAAAAAGTTATCTTCCAAAACATCTGCTTTGATAAAATTTCTCAAAGAATCAAGAGAACAGAAGCCAACAGCAAAATCGGTAGTGTTTTCACAATTTCgcaagttgttattgttattggaaGCGCCTTTGAAGGAGGCTGGTTTCAAGACTTTGCGCATTGATGGCTCGATGACAGTTAAACAGAGGGCTAATGTTATTGATCAATTTCAAGACACTAAAGAAAACGGACCGACCGTTCTGCTTGCAAGCCTTAGGGCTTCAGGTGCAGGTATAAATCTCACAGCGGCCACCACGGTGTATTTCATGGAGCCATGGTGGAATCCGGCTGTTGAGGAACAGGCAATGGATCGCATCCATCGGATTGGACAGAAAGAGGCGGTGAAGATTGTTAGATTGGTTGTTCTGGACAGCATTGAGGAAAAGATACTGCTGTTGCAGGAGAAGAAGAGGGAATTAGCAAGAGAAACATTTAACAAGAGGGGAAGTGATTCTGGTGGCATGAACTATAAAGATCTAAGTTTCCTTATGTCCATAGAATGA